The proteins below come from a single Penaeus monodon isolate SGIC_2016 chromosome 23, NSTDA_Pmon_1, whole genome shotgun sequence genomic window:
- the LOC119587875 gene encoding uncharacterized protein LOC119587875 isoform X2 — translation MSCSSISQDPLSSRSSSSTSLHDTPKVRTRRTPLPKGRLVSSSSSSRPRLRPYSHETTVRVWVRCLMQEMEYKTVCISYTTTCRDLVQSILSKFRMKHRDPNLFFLTMEVTVRKTGGVMRTSLTLEDDSRPAELQSCHPRGDSKFALKMRPGGLVRVYDGALVTGSQYKSLLVSERTTCDELIRLVLLCNNINDNVNNYSIYEVRKTDGRERKLHQDERPLRLTSRWATRDHARLVVRHSPSPAPSHAHITPLATLRASLGRASMKKINSRIRAEGSRSTSPPPSKSTTPSSSLEDSTNDDTKTDNITPSTTITISPNGASTVTINTPSVXXXXXXXXVSNTLCNNETLEEEECPTPPLRSSHPVPPLRGAVRRQLPWSQSVELVETPVDDEEEDDDIHAHARTRRAHSYNDYENYFYI, via the exons GTACGTACGCGGCGTACCCCGCTCCCCAAG GGCAGACTTGTTTCTTCCTCGAGCTCGTCAAGGCCGCGTCTGAGGCCGTACTCCCACGAG ACGACGGTCCGCGTGTGGGTTAGGTGCCTCATGCAAGAAATGGAGTACAAGACAGTGTGCATTTCCTACACCACCACGTGCAGGGACCTTGTGCAGTCCATCCTCTCAAAATTCAGAATGAAACACCGAGATCCGAATCTCTTCTTTCTTACCATGGAAGTCACTGTTCGGAAGACAG GGGGTGTAATGAGGACCAGTCTGACCTTGGAGGACGACTCGAGACCGGCGGAACTCCAGTCGTGTCACCCTCGAGGCGATTCCAAATTTGCGTTGAAGATGCGGCCGGGCGGACTCGTGAGGGTGTACGACGGGGCTCTCGTGACGGGG TCACAGTACAAGAGCTTGCTTGTGAGTGAAAGAACAACATGCGATGAATTGATCCGCCTTGTGCTGCTCTGCAACAACATCAATGACAATGTTAACAATTATTCCATATATGAG GTAAGGAAAACGGACGGGCGGGAACGGAAACTTCATCAGGACGAGAGGCCTCTGCGCCTCACGTCCCGCTGGGCGACACGGGACCACGCGCGCCTGGTCGTCCGCCACTCCCCTTCTCCTGCGCCCTCGCACGCTCATATAACTCCCCTCGCAACGCTAAG GGCATCACTGGGTCGTGCTTCAATGAAAAAAATCAACTCTCGCATACGAGCAGAGGGTAGCAgatccacctctccacctccatcAAAATCCACCACACCCAGTTCTTCCTTGGAGGATTCTACAAATGATGATACAAAAACTGACAACATCACACCCTCCACTACCATTACAATATCACCAAATGGGGCTTCTACTGTTACTATCAATACTCCCTCTGTCNNNNNNNNNNNNNNNNNNNNNNNNGTGAGCAATACCCTGTGCAACAATGAGACACTTGAAGAGGAGGAGTGTCCAACACCACCCCTTCGCTCATCCCATCCAGTCCCACCATTAAGGGGGGCAGTACGACGACAA CTGCCATGGAGCCAGAGTGTGGAGTTAGTTGAGACTCCagttgatgatgaagaggaagatgacgaCATACATGCTCATGCAAGAACGCGCCGAGCTCACTCTTACAATGACTATGAGAACTATTTCTatatttag
- the LOC119587875 gene encoding uncharacterized protein LOC119587875 isoform X3, which translates to MSCSSISQDPLSSRSSSSTSLHDTPKGRLVSSSSSSRPRLRPYSHETTVRVWVRCLMQEMEYKTVCISYTTTCRDLVQSILSKFRMKHRDPNLFFLTMEVTVRKTGGVMRTSLTLEDDSRPAELQSCHPRGDSKFALKMRPGGLVRVYDGALVTGSQYKSLLVSERTTCDELIRLVLLCNNINDNVNNYSIYEVRKTDGRERKLHQDERPLRLTSRWATRDHARLVVRHSPSPAPSHAHITPLATLRASLGRASMKKINSRIRAEGSRSTSPPPSKSTTPSSSLEDSTNDDTKTDNITPSTTITISPNGASTVTINTPSVXXXXXXXXVSNTLCNNETLEEEECPTPPLRSSHPVPPLRGAVRRQLPWSQSVELVETPVDDEEEDDDIHAHARTRRAHSYNDYENYFYI; encoded by the exons GGCAGACTTGTTTCTTCCTCGAGCTCGTCAAGGCCGCGTCTGAGGCCGTACTCCCACGAG ACGACGGTCCGCGTGTGGGTTAGGTGCCTCATGCAAGAAATGGAGTACAAGACAGTGTGCATTTCCTACACCACCACGTGCAGGGACCTTGTGCAGTCCATCCTCTCAAAATTCAGAATGAAACACCGAGATCCGAATCTCTTCTTTCTTACCATGGAAGTCACTGTTCGGAAGACAG GGGGTGTAATGAGGACCAGTCTGACCTTGGAGGACGACTCGAGACCGGCGGAACTCCAGTCGTGTCACCCTCGAGGCGATTCCAAATTTGCGTTGAAGATGCGGCCGGGCGGACTCGTGAGGGTGTACGACGGGGCTCTCGTGACGGGG TCACAGTACAAGAGCTTGCTTGTGAGTGAAAGAACAACATGCGATGAATTGATCCGCCTTGTGCTGCTCTGCAACAACATCAATGACAATGTTAACAATTATTCCATATATGAG GTAAGGAAAACGGACGGGCGGGAACGGAAACTTCATCAGGACGAGAGGCCTCTGCGCCTCACGTCCCGCTGGGCGACACGGGACCACGCGCGCCTGGTCGTCCGCCACTCCCCTTCTCCTGCGCCCTCGCACGCTCATATAACTCCCCTCGCAACGCTAAG GGCATCACTGGGTCGTGCTTCAATGAAAAAAATCAACTCTCGCATACGAGCAGAGGGTAGCAgatccacctctccacctccatcAAAATCCACCACACCCAGTTCTTCCTTGGAGGATTCTACAAATGATGATACAAAAACTGACAACATCACACCCTCCACTACCATTACAATATCACCAAATGGGGCTTCTACTGTTACTATCAATACTCCCTCTGTCNNNNNNNNNNNNNNNNNNNNNNNNGTGAGCAATACCCTGTGCAACAATGAGACACTTGAAGAGGAGGAGTGTCCAACACCACCCCTTCGCTCATCCCATCCAGTCCCACCATTAAGGGGGGCAGTACGACGACAA CTGCCATGGAGCCAGAGTGTGGAGTTAGTTGAGACTCCagttgatgatgaagaggaagatgacgaCATACATGCTCATGCAAGAACGCGCCGAGCTCACTCTTACAATGACTATGAGAACTATTTCTatatttag
- the LOC119587875 gene encoding uncharacterized protein LOC119587875 isoform X1, which yields MSCSSISQDPLSSRSSSSTSLHDTPKVPGLYVRTVKGRLVSSSSSSRPRLRPYSHETTVRVWVRCLMQEMEYKTVCISYTTTCRDLVQSILSKFRMKHRDPNLFFLTMEVTVRKTGGVMRTSLTLEDDSRPAELQSCHPRGDSKFALKMRPGGLVRVYDGALVTGSQYKSLLVSERTTCDELIRLVLLCNNINDNVNNYSIYEVRKTDGRERKLHQDERPLRLTSRWATRDHARLVVRHSPSPAPSHAHITPLATLRASLGRASMKKINSRIRAEGSRSTSPPPSKSTTPSSSLEDSTNDDTKTDNITPSTTITISPNGASTVTINTPSVXXXXXXXXVSNTLCNNETLEEEECPTPPLRSSHPVPPLRGAVRRQLPWSQSVELVETPVDDEEEDDDIHAHARTRRAHSYNDYENYFYI from the exons AGGGCAGACTTGTTTCTTCCTCGAGCTCGTCAAGGCCGCGTCTGAGGCCGTACTCCCACGAG ACGACGGTCCGCGTGTGGGTTAGGTGCCTCATGCAAGAAATGGAGTACAAGACAGTGTGCATTTCCTACACCACCACGTGCAGGGACCTTGTGCAGTCCATCCTCTCAAAATTCAGAATGAAACACCGAGATCCGAATCTCTTCTTTCTTACCATGGAAGTCACTGTTCGGAAGACAG GGGGTGTAATGAGGACCAGTCTGACCTTGGAGGACGACTCGAGACCGGCGGAACTCCAGTCGTGTCACCCTCGAGGCGATTCCAAATTTGCGTTGAAGATGCGGCCGGGCGGACTCGTGAGGGTGTACGACGGGGCTCTCGTGACGGGG TCACAGTACAAGAGCTTGCTTGTGAGTGAAAGAACAACATGCGATGAATTGATCCGCCTTGTGCTGCTCTGCAACAACATCAATGACAATGTTAACAATTATTCCATATATGAG GTAAGGAAAACGGACGGGCGGGAACGGAAACTTCATCAGGACGAGAGGCCTCTGCGCCTCACGTCCCGCTGGGCGACACGGGACCACGCGCGCCTGGTCGTCCGCCACTCCCCTTCTCCTGCGCCCTCGCACGCTCATATAACTCCCCTCGCAACGCTAAG GGCATCACTGGGTCGTGCTTCAATGAAAAAAATCAACTCTCGCATACGAGCAGAGGGTAGCAgatccacctctccacctccatcAAAATCCACCACACCCAGTTCTTCCTTGGAGGATTCTACAAATGATGATACAAAAACTGACAACATCACACCCTCCACTACCATTACAATATCACCAAATGGGGCTTCTACTGTTACTATCAATACTCCCTCTGTCNNNNNNNNNNNNNNNNNNNNNNNNGTGAGCAATACCCTGTGCAACAATGAGACACTTGAAGAGGAGGAGTGTCCAACACCACCCCTTCGCTCATCCCATCCAGTCCCACCATTAAGGGGGGCAGTACGACGACAA CTGCCATGGAGCCAGAGTGTGGAGTTAGTTGAGACTCCagttgatgatgaagaggaagatgacgaCATACATGCTCATGCAAGAACGCGCCGAGCTCACTCTTACAATGACTATGAGAACTATTTCTatatttag
- the LOC119587875 gene encoding uncharacterized protein LOC119587875 isoform X4 — MSCSSISQDPLSSRSSSSTSLHDTPKTTVRVWVRCLMQEMEYKTVCISYTTTCRDLVQSILSKFRMKHRDPNLFFLTMEVTVRKTGGVMRTSLTLEDDSRPAELQSCHPRGDSKFALKMRPGGLVRVYDGALVTGSQYKSLLVSERTTCDELIRLVLLCNNINDNVNNYSIYEVRKTDGRERKLHQDERPLRLTSRWATRDHARLVVRHSPSPAPSHAHITPLATLRASLGRASMKKINSRIRAEGSRSTSPPPSKSTTPSSSLEDSTNDDTKTDNITPSTTITISPNGASTVTINTPSVXXXXXXXXVSNTLCNNETLEEEECPTPPLRSSHPVPPLRGAVRRQLPWSQSVELVETPVDDEEEDDDIHAHARTRRAHSYNDYENYFYI, encoded by the exons ACGACGGTCCGCGTGTGGGTTAGGTGCCTCATGCAAGAAATGGAGTACAAGACAGTGTGCATTTCCTACACCACCACGTGCAGGGACCTTGTGCAGTCCATCCTCTCAAAATTCAGAATGAAACACCGAGATCCGAATCTCTTCTTTCTTACCATGGAAGTCACTGTTCGGAAGACAG GGGGTGTAATGAGGACCAGTCTGACCTTGGAGGACGACTCGAGACCGGCGGAACTCCAGTCGTGTCACCCTCGAGGCGATTCCAAATTTGCGTTGAAGATGCGGCCGGGCGGACTCGTGAGGGTGTACGACGGGGCTCTCGTGACGGGG TCACAGTACAAGAGCTTGCTTGTGAGTGAAAGAACAACATGCGATGAATTGATCCGCCTTGTGCTGCTCTGCAACAACATCAATGACAATGTTAACAATTATTCCATATATGAG GTAAGGAAAACGGACGGGCGGGAACGGAAACTTCATCAGGACGAGAGGCCTCTGCGCCTCACGTCCCGCTGGGCGACACGGGACCACGCGCGCCTGGTCGTCCGCCACTCCCCTTCTCCTGCGCCCTCGCACGCTCATATAACTCCCCTCGCAACGCTAAG GGCATCACTGGGTCGTGCTTCAATGAAAAAAATCAACTCTCGCATACGAGCAGAGGGTAGCAgatccacctctccacctccatcAAAATCCACCACACCCAGTTCTTCCTTGGAGGATTCTACAAATGATGATACAAAAACTGACAACATCACACCCTCCACTACCATTACAATATCACCAAATGGGGCTTCTACTGTTACTATCAATACTCCCTCTGTCNNNNNNNNNNNNNNNNNNNNNNNNGTGAGCAATACCCTGTGCAACAATGAGACACTTGAAGAGGAGGAGTGTCCAACACCACCCCTTCGCTCATCCCATCCAGTCCCACCATTAAGGGGGGCAGTACGACGACAA CTGCCATGGAGCCAGAGTGTGGAGTTAGTTGAGACTCCagttgatgatgaagaggaagatgacgaCATACATGCTCATGCAAGAACGCGCCGAGCTCACTCTTACAATGACTATGAGAACTATTTCTatatttag